The Theileria annulata chromosome 3, complete sequence, *** SEQUENCING IN PROGRESS *** genome has a segment encoding these proteins:
- a CDS encoding DNA-directed RNA polymerase II, putative (note;~Tap-140g05.q1c.C.cand.6 - score = 7.66;~SMART pfam:RNA_pol_L (PF01193) at aa 24-114, E()=2.90e-11;~1 probable transmembrane helix predicted for TA02635 by TMHMM2.0 at aa 104-123) — MSKQTSLINKPETADMVELAHGLKKVEWIPDTRFPLCGTFIVHLEDHTFGSLIRTKLSKDDRVTFVGYRMPHPLENKLEIRIRTKTDNPFTVILSAITNIRNNLSHLRNIYMVINYFYTIIYID; from the exons ATGTCCAAACAAACttctttaattaataagCCTGAAACGGCTGATATGGTCGAATTAGCCCATGGCCTTAAAAA AGTTGAATGGATTCCTGATACTAGATTTCCACTTTGTGGTACTTTTATTGTTCATTTGGAAGATCATACATTCGGATCACTAATTCGAAC tAAACTGAGCAAGGATGATCGTGTTACATTTGTAGGTTATCGTATGCCTCATCCTCTTGAAAATAAGCTTGAAATCAGAATTAGAACAAAAACTGACAACCCGTTTACTGTAATATTAAGCGCAATTACTAATATAAGGAACAATTTATCGCATTTGAGGAATATATACATGGTAATTAATTACTTTTATACTATCATATATattgattaa
- a CDS encoding RNA polymerase II carboxyterminal domain (CTD) phosphatase, putative (note;~Tap-140g05.q1c.cand.17 - score = 20.69;~SMART CPDc (SM0577) at aa 61-203, E()=9.67e-53) has translation MTKGTSLIHFNGIYTIPEDSNENDPRGATEPYRTEADIAKEAVGLKYGATVLRKSATLIPKRKTLVLDLDETLIHSSFEPSINSFTMPLMQNGVERTIYINKRPYLDEFLSIISDIYDIVIFTAGLKSYADPVIDAIDVNKVCKKRLFRDSCKFWNGYYIKDLEILNRPMKDVITIDNSPCCYCLNPDNAIPIETWFDDENDSQLANLVPLLTRLAQAEDVRNILASLFNNEFIFTRMTIGQIKKS, from the exons ATGACAAAAGGTACATCTTTGATACATTTTAATGGAATCTATACGATACCCGAAGATTCCAACGAAAATGACCCAAGAGGTGCTACAGAGCCTTATAGAACTGAAGCTGATATCGCAAAGGAAGCAGTAGGTTTAAAGTATGGAGCAACGGTTTTGAGGAAGTCGGCAACTTTAATACCAAAg AGAAAAACATTGGTACTAGATTTGGATGAAACACTCATTCACTCATCGTTCGAACCTTCCATCAACTCTTTCACTATGCCA TTAATGCAAAATGGTGTTGAAAGAACgatttatataaacaaaCGCCCCTATTTAGACGAGTTTTTATCAATAATATCGGATATTTACGATATAGTAATCTTTACAGCTGGTTTAAAGTCGTATGCAGACCCGGTTATAGATGCAATTGATGTGAATAAGGTGTGCAAAAAGAGACTATTTAGGGATAGTTGTAAGTTCTGGAACGGATACTACATTAAGGATCTTGAGATTCTAAATAGGCCTATGAAAGATGTGATCACAATAGATAATTCGCCCTGTTGTTACTGCCTAAATCCAGATAATGCAATCCCTATTGAAACATGGTttgatgatgaaaatgattCTCAATTGGCTAATTTGGTACCTCTACTAACCAGATTAGCACAAGCTGAGGATGTGAGGAATATATTGGCAAGtttgtttaataatgaattcATCTTCACGAGAATGACAATTGgacaaattaaaaaatcttaa